A single region of the Streptomyces vilmorinianum genome encodes:
- a CDS encoding Rv2578c family radical SAM protein: MRWDNLGDNTAATEAALFGTDSVTTRTFDTPEFRGITFHEVRARSIVNRVPGASRMPFEWTVNPYRGCTHACVYCFARKTHSYLDLDTGLGFDSQIVVKINAPELLRRQLASRRWQGAHIAMGTNVDCYQRAEGRYRLMPGILEALRDHANPFSILTKGTLILRDLDLLVQAAEVTEVGISVSVGFTDQELWRTVEPGTPSPQRRLDVVRTLGEHGIGCGVLMAPVIPFLGDRPEQLRETVRAIAEAGATSVTPLVLHLRPGAREWFFAWLRQHHPHLVGRYERMYADGAYAPTWYQRRITRQVHELAAEFGIGPAHRGAPRRIPVPEDPALAGTPEQLTLL; encoded by the coding sequence ATGCGCTGGGACAATCTGGGCGACAACACCGCCGCGACGGAGGCCGCGCTGTTCGGCACGGACTCCGTCACCACCCGCACCTTCGACACACCGGAGTTCCGCGGGATCACCTTCCACGAGGTGCGGGCGCGGTCGATCGTGAACCGGGTGCCGGGCGCCTCCCGCATGCCGTTCGAATGGACGGTCAATCCGTATCGCGGTTGCACGCACGCGTGTGTGTACTGCTTCGCCCGCAAGACCCACAGCTATCTGGACCTCGACACCGGCCTCGGCTTCGACTCGCAGATCGTGGTGAAGATCAACGCCCCGGAGCTGCTGCGCCGCCAGCTCGCCTCCCGGCGCTGGCAGGGCGCGCACATCGCGATGGGCACCAATGTCGACTGCTACCAGCGCGCCGAGGGCCGCTACCGGCTGATGCCGGGGATCCTCGAGGCCCTGCGCGACCACGCCAACCCGTTCTCGATCCTCACCAAGGGCACCTTGATCCTGCGCGACCTCGATCTGCTCGTCCAGGCCGCGGAGGTGACCGAGGTCGGCATCTCCGTCTCCGTCGGCTTCACCGACCAGGAGCTGTGGCGCACGGTCGAGCCCGGCACGCCCTCTCCGCAGCGGCGCCTGGACGTCGTACGGACCCTCGGCGAGCACGGCATCGGCTGCGGGGTCCTGATGGCCCCGGTGATCCCGTTCCTCGGTGACCGGCCCGAGCAGCTGCGGGAGACGGTGCGCGCCATCGCCGAGGCGGGCGCCACCTCGGTGACCCCGCTCGTCCTGCATCTGCGGCCGGGCGCGCGCGAGTGGTTCTTCGCCTGGCTGCGGCAGCACCACCCCCACCTGGTGGGGCGGTACGAGCGGATGTACGCGGACGGGGCCTACGCGCCCACCTGGTACCAGCGTCGGATCACCCGTCAGGTGCACGAGCTGGCCGCCGAGTTCGGGATCGGACCGGCCCATCGGGGGGCGCCGCGCCGGATACCCGTACCGGAGGATCCGGCGCTCGCGGGGACCCCGGAACAGCTCACCCTCCTCTGA
- a CDS encoding alpha/beta hydrolase, which produces MTKRAGMLIATGALVAGTVTVLPASAAPGAEPVPRPLPSLVWSGCATKAYPKLQCATLRVPLNHDDPAGRSITLALTRIAHTAKEYQGPLLVNPGGPGGSGRTMAGYVAASLPAKVAAQYDVIGFDPRGVGKSEPALDCRPGHFDPVRPDSVPSGAEGERTSVERAQAFAAACGQKHGDVLPYIDTVSTARDVDAIRAALGAPHLNYLGYSYGTYLGAVYARLYPERVRRFALDSVVNPQGVWYEDNIAQDYAFDTRHKDFMAWVARQDSTYRLGTDPAAVEAAWYEMRDELKESPAGGKVGPGELEDTFLPGGYYNGYWPKLAEAFSAYVNDKDAVPLTRAYENYGAADAGADNGYSVYTSVQCRDAAWPRDWSVWRKDNWDVHAKAPFSTWNNAWYNAPCAFWPVDSLTPPDVSNDEVPPVLILQATDDAATPYEGGVALHRMVRGSSLVVEEGGGNHGVTLGGNDCMDEHLAAYLATGHVPRGDGRSEADAVCETLPEPEPAKPTRGTPAAGSGATLHGLLGHAR; this is translated from the coding sequence ATGACGAAACGCGCAGGAATGCTGATCGCCACTGGGGCGCTGGTCGCCGGGACGGTCACCGTCCTGCCCGCGTCCGCGGCGCCCGGGGCCGAGCCGGTCCCTCGTCCCCTCCCCTCGCTCGTCTGGAGCGGCTGCGCCACGAAGGCGTATCCGAAGCTCCAGTGCGCCACGCTCAGGGTTCCGCTGAACCACGACGATCCGGCCGGCCGGAGCATCACGCTCGCGCTCACCCGGATCGCGCACACCGCGAAGGAGTACCAGGGGCCGCTGCTGGTCAACCCCGGCGGGCCGGGCGGCAGCGGGCGGACCATGGCCGGGTACGTGGCGGCCTCGCTGCCCGCGAAGGTGGCCGCGCAGTACGACGTCATCGGTTTCGACCCGCGCGGGGTCGGCAAGAGCGAGCCCGCCCTGGACTGCAGGCCCGGCCACTTCGACCCGGTGCGGCCGGACTCGGTGCCGAGCGGCGCCGAGGGCGAGCGGACGAGCGTCGAGCGGGCCCAGGCCTTCGCGGCGGCGTGCGGACAGAAGCACGGCGACGTCCTCCCGTACATCGACACGGTCAGCACCGCCCGGGACGTGGACGCGATCCGCGCGGCGCTCGGCGCGCCGCACCTCAACTACCTGGGGTACTCCTACGGCACGTATCTCGGCGCCGTGTACGCGCGGTTGTACCCGGAGCGGGTGCGCCGCTTCGCCCTGGACTCCGTCGTCAATCCACAGGGCGTCTGGTACGAGGACAACATCGCGCAGGACTACGCGTTCGACACCCGGCACAAGGACTTCATGGCCTGGGTGGCCCGCCAGGACTCCACGTACCGGCTCGGGACGGACCCGGCGGCGGTCGAAGCCGCCTGGTACGAGATGCGGGACGAGCTGAAGGAGAGCCCGGCGGGCGGCAAGGTCGGCCCGGGCGAGCTGGAGGACACCTTCCTGCCGGGCGGGTACTACAACGGCTACTGGCCGAAGCTGGCCGAGGCCTTCTCGGCGTACGTCAACGACAAGGACGCGGTGCCGCTGACCCGGGCGTACGAGAACTACGGGGCGGCGGACGCGGGGGCCGACAACGGCTACTCGGTCTACACGAGCGTGCAGTGCCGGGACGCCGCGTGGCCGCGCGACTGGAGCGTCTGGCGCAAGGACAACTGGGACGTGCACGCCAAGGCACCCTTCTCCACCTGGAACAACGCCTGGTACAACGCTCCGTGCGCGTTCTGGCCGGTGGACTCGCTGACGCCGCCCGACGTCTCGAACGACGAGGTGCCGCCGGTGCTCATCCTGCAGGCGACGGACGACGCGGCCACTCCGTACGAGGGTGGCGTGGCGCTGCACCGGATGGTGCGGGGATCGAGCCTGGTGGTCGAGGAGGGCGGCGGGAACCACGGGGTGACGCTGGGCGGCAACGACTGCATGGACGAGCATCTGGCGGCCTACCTCGCCACGGGGCACGTCCCGCGCGGTGACGGGCGGTCGGAGGCGGACGCGGTCTGCGAGACGCTGCCCGAGCCGGAGCCCGCGAAGCCGACGCGCGGCACCCCGGCAGCGGGCTCCGGCGCGACCCTGCACGGGCTGCTCGGCCACGCTCGCTGA
- a CDS encoding SRPBCC family protein, which produces MAQVEATTERIIAADAETVFDALADYSGTRAKLLPEHFSEYEVREGGDGDGTLVHWKLQATSKRVRDCLLEVTEPTDGQLVEKDRNSSMVTTWTVTPAGEGKSKAVVATVWNGAGGIGGFFEKTFAPKGLGRIYDALLANLATEVEK; this is translated from the coding sequence ATGGCGCAGGTCGAGGCCACCACGGAGCGGATCATCGCGGCGGACGCGGAGACGGTGTTCGACGCTCTGGCCGACTACAGCGGCACGCGCGCGAAGCTGCTGCCCGAGCACTTCAGCGAGTACGAGGTGCGCGAGGGCGGCGACGGCGACGGGACCCTCGTCCACTGGAAGCTCCAGGCCACCAGCAAGCGCGTCCGCGACTGCCTCCTGGAGGTCACCGAGCCCACCGACGGTCAGCTCGTCGAGAAGGACCGCAACTCCTCCATGGTCACCACCTGGACCGTGACCCCGGCCGGCGAGGGGAAGTCCAAGGCGGTCGTCGCCACCGTCTGGAACGGCGCGGGCGGCATCGGAGGCTTCTTCGAGAAGACCTTCGCGCCCAAGGGTCTCGGCCGTATCTACGACGCCCTGCTGGCCAACCTGGCCACCGAGGTGGAGAAGTAA
- a CDS encoding RidA family protein, which translates to MTSHLTHVPAPDGIAPSPQYSHVVWGTGRFVAISGQCALDAGGAVVGVGDPVAQARQVFANLGRCLAAAGAGFADVVKLTYFVTDVAHLPAVRSARDEAFGTAFGTAFGTASGTTPLPASSAVQVSALVRPELLVEIEAFALVPTVADASPLGAESGQ; encoded by the coding sequence ATGACGAGCCACCTCACGCACGTGCCCGCCCCCGACGGCATCGCCCCGAGCCCCCAGTACAGCCATGTGGTGTGGGGCACGGGGCGGTTCGTCGCGATATCCGGCCAGTGCGCGCTGGACGCCGGCGGCGCGGTCGTCGGCGTCGGCGACCCGGTGGCGCAGGCCCGTCAGGTCTTCGCGAATCTGGGCCGCTGCCTCGCCGCCGCGGGCGCGGGCTTCGCGGACGTGGTGAAGCTGACGTACTTCGTCACCGATGTCGCCCACCTGCCGGCGGTCCGCTCCGCGCGGGACGAGGCCTTCGGTACGGCGTTCGGTACGGCGTTCGGTACGGCCTCCGGTACGACTCCGCTGCCGGCGAGCTCGGCGGTGCAGGTCTCCGCGCTCGTCCGCCCGGAGCTGCTCGTCGAGATCGAGGCGTTCGCCCTCGTGCCGACGGTCGCCGACGCGTCACCCCTCGGGGCCGAGTCGGGCCAGTGA
- a CDS encoding HEAT repeat domain-containing protein produces the protein MDIATDGAEFRSMIDRLNAEIVEEEGLAEYRRLLATEDTESLAAVLTQPQRPLWAREIAAFRLGLAGDPRAFEALVLLLNHRDPERCVSAAYALVRLGDPRTARAAAALATNELRVAYALLPVRLLTDLRAPESVPALVTVLARRLAADDPHWRVGLACVEGLGALGDTRARPALEAALPHPRLGEAAARSLARLGPEG, from the coding sequence ATGGATATCGCCACGGACGGCGCGGAATTCCGCTCGATGATCGATCGTTTGAACGCGGAGATCGTGGAAGAAGAAGGCCTGGCGGAGTATCGCAGACTTCTCGCCACCGAGGACACGGAATCCCTCGCGGCCGTTCTCACGCAGCCCCAACGCCCCCTCTGGGCCCGCGAGATCGCCGCCTTCCGGCTCGGCCTCGCGGGGGACCCCCGCGCCTTCGAGGCCCTGGTCCTCCTCCTCAACCACCGCGACCCGGAGCGCTGCGTCTCCGCCGCCTACGCCCTGGTGCGGCTCGGCGACCCGCGGACCGCGCGGGCCGCCGCCGCTCTCGCCACCAACGAACTCCGCGTCGCCTACGCCCTGCTGCCGGTCCGTCTGCTCACCGACCTGCGCGCCCCCGAGTCGGTGCCGGCGCTGGTCACCGTCCTCGCACGACGCCTCGCGGCCGACGACCCGCACTGGCGCGTGGGACTCGCCTGCGTCGAGGGCCTCGGTGCCCTGGGCGACACACGCGCCCGGCCGGCCCTCGAAGCCGCCCTTCCCCATCCCCGCCTCGGCGAGGCGGCGGCGCGGTCACTGGCCCGACTCGGCCCCGAGGGGTGA
- a CDS encoding 3-hydroxyacyl-CoA dehydrogenase family protein, with translation MDTPLSTIAVVGLGTMGKGIADVLARAGREVIGIDISEAAAAQAVTALEASTARAVARERITEEERQDVLARFRTFSDLQAAADADLVIEVVPESYEAKQEVFRALDSIVRPEAIIATGTNALSVTRLAADSAHPERVLGLHFFTPVQAMKLVEVVSSVLTAPQAVEAVTALAHDLGKEPVAVGDRPGFVADGLLFGYLNQAAAMYEAKYASREDIDAAMRLGCGLPMGPLALLDLIGIDTARTVLDAMYSESRDRLHAPAPILKQLSEAGLTGRKSGRGFYTYDAPGSATVVRDALTPLEAAAAGSGREVRSVGVAGSGTMASGIAEVFAKAGYEVVLAARSQEKADTAKARIAKSLARSVDKGRMSGEARDETLARITPAGSLDAFAEVDLAVEAVAEDLQIKQELFGRLDKICKPGAVLATTTSSLPVVACARATSRPQDVIGMHFFNPAPAMKLVEIVRTVLTADDVHATVREVTAKIRKHPVDCGDRAGFIVNALLFPYLNNAIKMVEEHYATLDDIDAAMKLGGGYPMGPFELLDVVGLDVSLAIEQVLHREFRDPGLAPAPLLEHLVAAGCLGRKTGRGFREYARR, from the coding sequence ATGGACACCCCTCTCTCCACCATCGCCGTCGTCGGTCTGGGCACCATGGGCAAGGGCATCGCCGATGTCCTCGCCCGGGCCGGCCGTGAGGTCATCGGCATCGACATCAGCGAAGCCGCCGCCGCCCAGGCCGTCACCGCCCTGGAGGCCTCCACCGCCCGCGCGGTGGCCCGTGAGCGGATCACCGAGGAGGAGCGGCAGGACGTCCTCGCCCGCTTCCGCACCTTCTCCGACCTCCAGGCGGCGGCCGACGCCGATCTCGTGATCGAGGTCGTGCCCGAGTCGTACGAGGCCAAGCAGGAGGTCTTCCGGGCCCTGGACTCCATCGTCCGGCCCGAGGCGATCATCGCCACCGGCACCAACGCGCTCTCGGTGACGCGCCTCGCCGCCGACTCCGCGCACCCCGAGCGCGTCCTCGGCCTGCACTTCTTCACCCCGGTCCAGGCCATGAAGCTGGTCGAGGTCGTCTCCTCGGTCCTCACCGCCCCGCAGGCCGTGGAGGCCGTCACCGCCCTCGCGCACGACCTCGGCAAGGAGCCCGTCGCGGTCGGCGACCGCCCCGGCTTCGTCGCCGACGGTCTGCTCTTCGGCTACCTCAACCAGGCCGCCGCCATGTACGAGGCGAAGTACGCCTCCCGCGAGGACATCGACGCCGCGATGCGGCTCGGCTGCGGTCTGCCGATGGGCCCCCTCGCCCTGCTCGACCTGATCGGCATCGACACCGCCCGTACCGTCCTGGACGCGATGTACAGCGAGTCGCGCGACCGGCTGCACGCGCCCGCCCCGATCCTGAAGCAGCTCAGCGAGGCCGGTCTCACGGGCCGCAAGTCGGGCCGCGGCTTCTACACCTACGACGCCCCGGGCTCGGCCACCGTGGTCCGCGACGCGCTCACCCCGCTGGAGGCCGCCGCCGCCGGCTCCGGCCGCGAGGTCCGCTCGGTCGGCGTCGCCGGCTCGGGCACCATGGCGTCCGGCATCGCCGAGGTCTTCGCCAAGGCCGGTTACGAGGTCGTGCTCGCCGCCCGCTCCCAGGAGAAGGCCGACACCGCCAAGGCCCGGATCGCGAAGTCCCTCGCCCGTTCGGTCGACAAGGGCCGGATGAGCGGCGAGGCCCGCGACGAGACGCTGGCCCGGATCACCCCGGCCGGCTCGCTCGACGCCTTCGCCGAGGTCGACCTGGCCGTCGAGGCGGTCGCCGAGGACCTGCAGATCAAGCAGGAGCTCTTCGGGCGGCTCGACAAGATCTGCAAGCCGGGCGCGGTGCTCGCCACCACGACCTCCTCGCTGCCGGTCGTCGCCTGCGCCCGCGCGACCTCGCGCCCGCAGGACGTCATCGGCATGCACTTCTTCAACCCGGCGCCGGCCATGAAGCTGGTGGAGATCGTCCGTACGGTCCTGACCGCCGACGACGTCCACGCCACGGTCCGCGAGGTCACCGCGAAGATCAGGAAGCACCCGGTGGACTGCGGCGACCGGGCCGGCTTCATCGTGAACGCACTGCTCTTCCCGTACCTGAACAACGCGATCAAGATGGTCGAGGAGCACTACGCGACCCTGGACGACATCGACGCCGCCATGAAGCTGGGCGGCGGCTACCCGATGGGGCCGTTCGAGCTCCTGGACGTCGTCGGCCTCGACGTCTCGCTCGCGATCGAGCAGGTGCTGCACCGCGAGTTCCGCGACCCGGGCCTGGCGCCCGCGCCGCTGCTCGAGCACCTGGTGGCGGCCGGCTGCCTGGGCCGCAAGACGGGACGCGGCTTCCGCGAATATGCCCGACGCTGA
- the ccrA gene encoding crotonyl-CoA carboxylase/reductase has translation MKEILDAIQSPESTSADFANIKLPESYRAVTVHKDETEMFAGLASRDKDPRKSLHLDDVPLPELGPGEALVAVMASSVNYNSVWTSIFEPMATFGFLERYGKLSELTKRHDLPYHIIGSDLAGVVLRTGPGVNAWKPGDEVVAHCLSVELESSDGHNDTMLDPEQRIWGFETNFGGLAEIALVKSNQLMPKPDHLSWEEAAAPGLVNSTAYRQLVSRNGAGMKQGDNVLIWGASGGLGSYATQFALAGGANPICVVSSDQKADICRAMGAEAIIDRNAEGYKFWKDEHTQDPKEWKRFGKRIRELTGGEDVDIVFEHPGRETFGASVYVTRKGGTIVTCASTSGYNHEYDNRYLWMSLKRIIGSHFANYREAWEANRLIAKGKIHPTLSKVYSLEETGQAAYDVHRNLHQGKVGVLALAPQEGLGVRNPEMRAKHIDAINRFRNI, from the coding sequence GTGAAGGAAATCCTGGACGCGATCCAGTCGCCGGAATCCACGTCCGCCGACTTCGCCAACATCAAGCTCCCCGAGTCCTACCGGGCCGTGACCGTCCACAAGGACGAGACCGAGATGTTCGCCGGGCTCGCCAGCCGCGACAAGGACCCGCGCAAGTCGCTCCACCTCGACGACGTGCCGCTGCCCGAGCTCGGCCCGGGTGAGGCCCTGGTCGCCGTCATGGCCAGCTCCGTGAACTACAACTCGGTCTGGACCTCGATCTTCGAGCCGATGGCGACCTTCGGCTTCCTCGAGCGCTACGGCAAGCTCTCCGAGCTCACCAAGCGCCACGACCTGCCGTACCACATCATCGGCTCCGACCTCGCGGGCGTCGTCCTGCGCACCGGCCCGGGCGTCAACGCCTGGAAGCCCGGCGACGAGGTCGTCGCGCACTGCCTCTCGGTCGAGCTGGAGTCCTCGGACGGCCACAACGACACGATGCTCGACCCCGAGCAGCGCATCTGGGGCTTCGAGACCAACTTCGGCGGCCTCGCCGAGATCGCCCTCGTGAAGTCCAACCAGCTGATGCCGAAGCCGGACCACCTCAGCTGGGAGGAGGCGGCGGCGCCCGGACTGGTGAACTCCACCGCGTACCGCCAGCTGGTCTCCCGCAACGGCGCCGGCATGAAGCAGGGCGACAACGTCCTGATCTGGGGCGCGAGCGGCGGCCTCGGCTCGTACGCCACCCAGTTCGCGCTGGCCGGCGGCGCCAACCCGATCTGTGTCGTCTCCAGCGACCAGAAGGCGGACATCTGCCGTGCGATGGGCGCCGAGGCGATCATCGACCGCAACGCCGAGGGCTACAAGTTCTGGAAGGACGAGCACACCCAGGACCCGAAGGAGTGGAAGCGCTTCGGCAAGCGCATCCGCGAGCTCACCGGCGGCGAGGACGTGGACATCGTCTTCGAGCACCCGGGCCGCGAGACCTTCGGCGCCTCCGTGTACGTCACCCGCAAGGGCGGCACGATCGTCACCTGTGCCTCGACCTCGGGCTACAACCACGAGTACGACAACCGCTACCTGTGGATGTCGCTGAAGCGGATCATCGGCTCGCACTTCGCGAACTACCGCGAGGCGTGGGAGGCCAACCGCCTGATCGCCAAGGGCAAGATCCACCCGACGCTCTCCAAGGTCTACTCCCTGGAGGAGACCGGCCAGGCCGCCTACGACGTCCACCGCAACCTGCACCAGGGCAAGGTCGGCGTCCTCGCGCTCGCGCCGCAGGAGGGCCTCGGCGTGCGCAACCCGGAGATGCGCGCGAAGCACATCGACGCCATCAACCGCTTCCGTAACATCTGA
- a CDS encoding TetR family transcriptional regulator — protein sequence MQYVQDMPKAAKTPRAMSPSTSDNTESAAGTRAAAQRLKMRRELAAAAMELFATKGYEATTVDEIAAAAGVARRTFFRHFRSKEEAIFPDHDDTLVRAEAVLNAAPPHEHPLDTVCRGIKEVMKMYAASPAVSVERYRLTREVPTLREREIASVARYERLFTRYLLGHFDERDHHDGNDDPLLAEVAASAVVTAHNHVLRRWLRAGGKGDVEAQLDHAFAIVRETFGTGIGAGRPGSSAQPASSAPSTPGPAATASAQGDVVIAVARTDAPLDEVMRTIQQALKKS from the coding sequence ATGCAGTACGTTCAGGACATGCCCAAGGCCGCGAAGACACCCCGTGCCATGTCACCGTCCACCTCCGACAACACCGAGAGTGCGGCGGGCACCCGCGCGGCCGCGCAGCGGCTGAAGATGCGCCGTGAGCTGGCGGCCGCGGCCATGGAGCTCTTCGCGACGAAGGGGTACGAGGCCACGACGGTCGACGAGATCGCCGCGGCGGCCGGGGTCGCGCGCCGGACCTTCTTCCGGCACTTCCGCTCCAAGGAAGAGGCGATCTTCCCCGACCACGACGACACCCTGGTGCGCGCGGAGGCGGTCCTGAACGCCGCGCCGCCGCACGAGCACCCGCTGGACACGGTCTGCCGGGGCATCAAGGAAGTCATGAAGATGTACGCGGCGTCGCCGGCGGTCTCCGTGGAGCGCTACCGGCTCACCCGCGAGGTGCCGACCCTGCGGGAGCGCGAGATCGCCTCGGTGGCCCGCTACGAGCGGTTGTTCACCCGCTATCTGCTGGGCCATTTCGACGAGCGCGACCACCACGACGGCAACGACGACCCGCTGCTCGCCGAGGTGGCCGCCTCGGCGGTCGTCACCGCCCACAACCACGTCCTGCGCCGCTGGCTGCGCGCCGGGGGCAAGGGGGACGTGGAGGCGCAGCTGGACCACGCCTTCGCGATCGTGCGGGAGACCTTCGGCACGGGCATAGGCGCGGGCCGCCCGGGCTCGTCCGCGCAGCCCGCCTCGTCGGCCCCGTCCACGCCGGGCCCCGCCGCCACCGCGTCGGCCCAGGGCGACGTGGTGATCGCCGTCGCCCGGACGGACGCCCCGCTGGACGAGGTCATGCGGACGATCCAGCAGGCGCTGAAGAAGAGCTGA
- a CDS encoding protein meaA encodes MTERQKDRPWLMRTYAGHSTAEASNELYRRNLAKGQTGLSVAFDLPTQTGYDPDHILARGEVGRVGVPVSHLGDMRRLFQDIPLEQMNTSMTINATAMWLLALYQVVAEEQGADVTRLQGTTQNDIVKEYLSRGTHVFPPGPSLRLTTDMITYTVNNIPKWNPINICSYHLQEAGATPVQEISYAMSTAIAVLDAVRDSGQVPADRFGEVVARISFFVNAGVRFIEEMCKMRAFGRIWDKVTRERYGIEDAKQRRFRYGVQVNSLGLTEAQPENNVQRIVLEMLAVTLSKDARARAVQLPAWNEALGLPRPWDQQWSLRIQQVLAHESDLLEYEDIFAGSHVIEAKVDSLVEECLAEIDRIQEMGGAMAAVESGYLKSQLVSSHAERRARIEAGDEKIVGVNIFQSTEENPLTADLDTAIMTVDPANEAKVVAKLHEWRDNRDENRAQESLAALKATAAGEGNLFAATLECARAGVTTGEWSWALRDVFGEFRAPTGVSSAPVAVTAEEGTPLALVREKVARTATELGSGRLRLLVGKPGLDGHSNGAEQIAVRARDAGFEVVYQGIRLTPEQIVNAALAEDVHCVGLSILSGSHAELVPDVLDRLREAGATDIPVIVGGIIPNADAAELKRAGVAAVFTPKDFGITEIIGRIVDEIRKANKLDPLEVPA; translated from the coding sequence ATGACTGAGCGTCAGAAGGACCGGCCGTGGCTCATGCGGACCTACGCCGGTCACTCGACCGCCGAGGCGTCCAACGAGCTGTACCGGCGCAACCTCGCCAAGGGTCAGACGGGCCTCTCGGTCGCGTTCGACCTGCCCACGCAGACCGGCTACGACCCCGACCACATCCTCGCCCGCGGCGAGGTCGGCCGGGTCGGGGTCCCGGTCTCGCACCTCGGTGACATGCGCCGGCTGTTCCAGGACATCCCCCTGGAGCAGATGAACACCTCGATGACCATCAACGCCACGGCGATGTGGCTCCTGGCGCTCTACCAGGTGGTCGCGGAGGAGCAGGGCGCGGACGTCACCAGGCTCCAGGGCACCACCCAGAACGACATCGTGAAGGAGTACCTGTCGCGCGGGACGCACGTCTTCCCGCCCGGCCCGTCGCTCCGCCTCACGACGGACATGATCACCTACACGGTGAACAACATCCCGAAGTGGAACCCGATCAACATCTGCAGCTACCACCTGCAGGAGGCGGGGGCCACTCCGGTCCAGGAGATCTCGTACGCGATGTCCACCGCCATCGCGGTGCTCGACGCGGTCCGCGACTCCGGCCAGGTGCCGGCGGACCGCTTCGGCGAGGTCGTCGCCCGTATCTCCTTCTTCGTGAACGCGGGTGTCCGCTTCATCGAGGAGATGTGCAAGATGCGCGCCTTCGGCCGCATCTGGGACAAGGTCACGCGCGAGCGGTACGGCATCGAGGACGCCAAGCAGCGCCGGTTCCGCTACGGCGTCCAGGTCAACTCGCTCGGTCTGACCGAGGCCCAGCCGGAGAACAACGTCCAGCGGATCGTCCTGGAGATGCTGGCCGTGACGCTCTCCAAGGACGCACGCGCGCGTGCCGTCCAGCTGCCCGCCTGGAACGAGGCGCTGGGCCTGCCCCGCCCCTGGGACCAGCAGTGGTCGCTCCGCATCCAGCAGGTGCTCGCCCACGAGTCCGACCTGCTGGAGTACGAGGACATCTTCGCCGGGTCGCACGTCATCGAGGCCAAGGTCGACTCGCTCGTCGAGGAGTGCCTGGCCGAGATCGACCGAATCCAGGAGATGGGCGGCGCGATGGCCGCCGTCGAGTCCGGCTACCTCAAGTCGCAGCTGGTCTCCTCGCACGCCGAGCGGCGGGCCCGGATCGAGGCCGGCGACGAGAAGATCGTCGGCGTCAACATCTTCCAGTCGACCGAGGAGAACCCGCTCACCGCGGACCTCGACACGGCGATCATGACGGTCGACCCGGCCAACGAGGCCAAGGTCGTCGCCAAGCTCCACGAGTGGCGCGACAACCGCGACGAGAACCGTGCCCAGGAGTCGCTGGCCGCCCTCAAGGCGACGGCGGCCGGGGAGGGCAACCTCTTCGCCGCCACCCTGGAGTGCGCGCGCGCCGGTGTCACCACCGGCGAGTGGTCCTGGGCGCTGCGGGACGTCTTCGGCGAGTTCCGCGCCCCCACGGGCGTCTCCTCCGCCCCGGTCGCGGTGACGGCCGAGGAGGGCACGCCGCTGGCTCTCGTACGGGAGAAGGTGGCGCGGACGGCCACGGAGCTGGGCTCCGGGCGGCTGCGGCTCCTGGTCGGCAAGCCGGGCCTGGACGGGCACTCCAACGGGGCCGAGCAGATCGCGGTACGCGCGCGTGACGCCGGTTTCGAGGTGGTCTACCAGGGGATCCGGCTGACCCCCGAGCAGATCGTCAACGCGGCCCTCGCGGAGGACGTGCACTGCGTGGGTCTGTCGATCCTCTCCGGCTCGCACGCCGAGCTGGTCCCGGACGTCCTCGACCGCCTCCGCGAGGCGGGCGCGACCGACATTCCGGTCATCGTCGGCGGGATCATCCCGAACGCCGACGCCGCAGAACTGAAGCGTGCGGGTGTGGCCGCCGTCTTCACACCGAAGGACTTCGGTATCACCGAGATCATCGGCCGTATCGTCGACGAGATCCGGAAAGCGAACAAGCTCGACCCTCTGGAGGTCCCCGCATGA